Proteins encoded together in one Anoxybacillus flavithermus window:
- a CDS encoding exonuclease SbcCD subunit D, producing MRILHTADWHLGKTLEGRSRLLEQEAVIDEMVEIVQKENIDVVLLAGDAFDTVNPPADAEKLFYEALSRLSDYGKRHVVVIAGNHDHPGRLSAAAPIANMHAITLLGFPTDRVQQIYVPSSDETLMVGALPYPSEARLNELLAEECDEALLRARYDERIRAIFAKMNESFREDAVNIAMSHLYVAGGATCDSERPIELGGAYTVSPASFPAQAQYVALGHLHRPQDVKHAVMPARYSGSPLAYSFSEAGYSKSVTIIDVQPRCTPIISEYLLSKGRPLVRWKATEGLAQVYRWIEEGRDRGAWIDLEIDVEQSLTLEETHRLRKLYDGFVHIRPNYLKKEEVTREVHTDVPIETLFTRFYERQTGGGKPSEEIVQLFLQLVAEEDEQ from the coding sequence TTGCGTATTTTACATACAGCTGATTGGCATTTAGGAAAAACACTTGAAGGACGGAGCCGCTTACTCGAGCAAGAAGCGGTCATCGATGAAATGGTCGAAATCGTACAAAAAGAAAACATTGATGTCGTATTGCTTGCAGGCGATGCGTTCGATACAGTCAATCCGCCTGCTGATGCGGAAAAGCTTTTTTACGAAGCGCTTTCGCGGTTAAGCGATTACGGTAAGCGCCACGTTGTCGTCATTGCAGGAAATCACGATCATCCGGGGCGTTTAAGCGCTGCCGCTCCGATTGCAAATATGCACGCTATTACGTTGCTAGGTTTTCCGACCGATCGTGTGCAACAAATTTACGTTCCATCAAGCGACGAGACGTTAATGGTCGGAGCGCTTCCCTATCCGTCAGAGGCGCGACTGAATGAATTGTTGGCGGAGGAGTGCGACGAGGCGTTGTTGCGCGCACGATATGATGAACGCATTCGAGCCATTTTTGCGAAAATGAACGAATCGTTTCGAGAGGATGCGGTGAATATTGCGATGAGCCATTTATATGTTGCAGGCGGGGCAACGTGCGACTCCGAGCGTCCGATTGAGCTCGGTGGGGCGTATACGGTGTCGCCGGCAAGCTTTCCTGCGCAGGCGCAATATGTCGCGCTCGGTCATTTGCATCGTCCGCAAGATGTAAAACATGCGGTCATGCCGGCGCGCTATTCCGGTTCACCGCTTGCTTACAGTTTTTCTGAAGCAGGATACAGCAAGTCTGTCACGATCATTGATGTACAGCCACGTTGCACACCGATCATTTCAGAATATTTATTGTCAAAAGGACGTCCGCTTGTCAGATGGAAAGCGACAGAAGGGCTTGCGCAAGTGTATCGTTGGATTGAGGAAGGGCGCGATCGCGGCGCGTGGATTGATTTAGAAATTGATGTCGAGCAATCGTTAACGTTAGAAGAAACACATCGACTACGCAAATTGTATGATGGATTTGTTCATATTCGCCCGAACTACTTAAAGAAAGAAGAAGTTACTCGTGAAGTGCATACCGATGTGCCAATTGAAACGTTGTTTACGCGTTTTTATGAACGACAAACAGGTGGAGGGAAACCGTCCGAAGAGATCGTTCAACTATTTTTACAGCTCGTTGCCGAGGAGGACGAACAATGA